The Thermonema lapsum sequence GGCTTCCCCGGACGAGTAGGCATACTGCCGGAAATCACGGTGCTGGAACTCCGTAGCACCAAGGCGTAAAAAAGCACTATTTTTGCATGAACATATTTTCATTTAACTTTGTTCTGTAAAAAAACAGAACACGCTATGACGACGGAAGAGTTAAATTTAGAGGCTTTGACAGCCGACAAAATCGAAAAAGTAGCTTTCATACTGAAAGCCATTGCGCACCCTATGCGGCTGGGTATTGTGAAGTTGCTGGCAGAACATGAAGAATTGTCGGTATCTGCCATTTGCGAGATGCTGGGCTCAGAGCAGTCGCTCACTTCGCATCACCTATCCAACATGAAACTGAAAGGTATATTGGATTGCAAGCGAGACGGAAAAAATATCCTTTACTCCCTGAAGATGAAAGAAGTGTTGGGTGTACTGAAATGTATGAGCAGCTGCGATGCCTTTTGAAAATAAAGCGTAAAAAAACAAATGACCATGAAACTGTGGAGCATAAAGTGGATAACCCTTGTTGCCTTATTACTGACAGCCTGTTCTGGCGCCTCCCAGTCGAAAGAAGGGCAAGACCTACCCCCTACCACCTTCGCTCAAAAACTAAAAGAGCAGCCGGGGGTTGTATTGGACGTGCGCACGCCCGAAGAATACACTGAGGGGCATTTGCCCAATGCCCAACTGCTTAACTTCTACGATGAACGATTCCGCCAGAAACTCGAGCAGCTGGATAAAAATCAAACGTACTACGTCTATTGCCGCAGCGGCGGACGCAGTAGCCGCGCTGTTGCCTTGATGCGCGAATTGGGTTTCAAGAAGGTATATAACCTAAAAGGAGGCATCATGGACTGGCAAGCGTCGCAATTACCAATTGAACGCTAAAAATCAATGCGAATGCAGGTGCCTTTCCCCCATTCGGATTGTACCTTCAAGCGCCAGCCATGTGCCCTTACAATTTGCCTTGAAAGGCTCAGTCCTATGCCTGAGCCTTTTTTCTTTGTAGAGAAAAAGGGCACCAACAAGCGTTGCATGGCTTCCGGTCGAATGCCCAGACCGTTGTCTTCTACCGCCAAATAACGCTCCGCCTCTATGGCTACCAATCGCACTTTGCGTTCTTTGCCTGCTTGTGTGTCTGCCAAAGCATGCAGTGCATTTTTGCACAAATTGATGAGCACTTGCATGAGCAAAGCTCTGTCTGCCCACAATTGCATACCGGCAGGCGCTACTACGATTTCAATGGAAGCTTGAATGGCATCGGCTTCTTGCTGTAACAGCTGCTTTACCTCTTCAAACAAAGCGCGTACTTCTATCCATTGGCGGTTGGGCTCCGGCATTTTGGCTAAATGCCGAAACTCTTGCACAAAACGAGTCAGCTCTTGGGCGCGACGCTCTACCAGTGCCAAGGCTTGTTGCACTTCCTCTTGCTCTTCGGCAGCCAAGGCTTCCCCTTGCATCAGTTCGCGCACCGAAGCGAGAATAGAGGCAATAGGGGTAACCGAGTTGCTTATCTCGTGAGTAAGTACTCTGGTCAGCTGCTGCCACGCCATCATTTCTTTGTCTTCCATGAGGTGCTGCAGGTTTTGTATGCTTGCCGCTATCAGCGACTCACCCAACACGGCAAAACGACTCACCTTAGAGGAAAAGCTAATGAGCGAATGGTCTATGGGCACCTCAAAGAGGTGCTCTTCGTGGTGTGCTGCCTGCAACACCCATTGTTTCCATGTTTCCCAAGCCGGCGGCAGTTGTTGCAGATGCCGTGCTGCCGGCGGCAAGCGCAACCAACGTACGGCTGCCGGATTGTGCCAATAGATGGTGCCATCCAAGCGCAGCACTATCACGCCCACTTCTATGTTGGCAAGCAGTGTTTCCAAAAAGAGGTTGTGTGCCTCTTGTTGTTCTTGTTGTTGCTGCAAGGCAACGACGCTTGCTTGCCAACGACGGTAGGCTTCGGCATAGTAGTCTTTAAAGGAAGCAGGCTGGCGGTGTTCGCCTGCTTCCCATGCATCGAAGAGCAACCACCACCTGCGCTCAATGCGCAACAAAACCTGCCATGCTGCCAACAAAAAAGCCCCTGCCAACAAAGCAAAGAAGATAGCGGTAAAAGGTCGCTGCTGCCCATAGCTCCACGTTGCGGCAGCTACAAAAGCACATCCCAGCAGCACATGGAAAAAAAATTGCCGATATGGTGATTTAAAGCCCATATTTTTCTATTCGTCTATACAAAGCAGCACGCGTAATGCCCAGCTCTTTGGCGGTCTGGCTTATGTTGCCTTGATGCTTTTTCAGTGCCTGCGCAATGGCTTGCTTTTCCAGTTCTTCCAAATTCAGAGGCAAATCCGTAGGTAGTTTGGCAGAAGGTGCCGCTTTTTGCAAAAAAGCAAAATCATCGTTGGTCAGCGTGTGCTTGTCTGCCATAATCACTGCCCGTTCTATGGCGTGCTCCAATTCCCGTATGTTGCCGGGCCAGCTGTAAGTTTTCAAGACTTTGAGCGCTTCGGCAGACAACTGCCGCACTTCTTTTCTGTACTTCTGCGCAAAACGGCGAAGGAAATGCTCGGCAAGTAGCGGAATGTCTTCGATGCGCTCGCGCAGGGGCGGCAAATAAATCTCTACTGTATTGATGCGGTAAAGCAGGTCTTGGCGAAAAGTGCCCTCCTTGACCATCTCGTGTAGCGGCATATTGGTGGCACAAATCAAACGCACATCGATGTCAATCCAGTCATTGCTGCCCAGCCGACGTATGCGTCTGTCTTGCAATACGGTCAACAACTTTGCCTGAAGTGCCAGCGACAGGTTGCCTATTTCATCTAAAAAGAGGGTGCCTCCATGAGCCAATTCTATCTGCCCTATTCTGTCTTGTTTGGCATCGGTGAAAGCTCCTTTTTTATGCCCGAACAGCTCACTTTCAAAGAGGGTTTCGCTCACTGCCCCCATGTCCACGCCAATAAAGGGTTTTGCCGAACGCCTCGATTGGCGGTGAATCATCTTAGCCACCAATTGCTTGCCTGTGCCGTTTTCGCCTAAAATCAAGACATTGGCATCGGTAGCTGCCACCTTGTCGATGAGCATGCGCACCTTCTGCATGGCAGCGCTATTGCCCAACATTTCCACCTCTGCTCGGTTGATGATGCCAGTCAGTTGTTCGTTTTTGCGTTCCAGTTGCTCTACCTTGCGATAAGAATCGCGCAGCTTCAAAGCAGCCTGCAGCGTGGCAATGAGCTTTTCATTTTCCCAAGGTTTGAGTACAAAGTCGGTAGCACCGGCTTTCAGGGCTTGCACAGCGGTATCCACATCGCCATAGGCTGTAATCATAATCACCACGGCTTGGGGGTCTATTTCCAATATTTTAGCCAGCCACTCAAAACCTTCCTTGCCGGAAGTAGTATCTTCGCGAAAGTTCATGTCCAGCAAGATAAGGTCAAATGCATGCTGCGACACCAAAAAAGGAATGCGGCGCGGGTCTTGCTCGGTGCTTACCTCCCAACCTTGTCTTTTGAGCAACATCTTCAGCGCCCACAAGACGTCCTCGTTGTCATCTACAATCAATATTTTCTTTTTTGCTGCCTGTGCCATATCTTGCATATTTGAGCGTAAGCCTCTTCTTGCGAATGTACAAATTTTATAAACTACTTGGCAGCTCTTCGTTTCAGCAACCGGCAAACGCCGGGCAGCTCTTCCCTATTCAACTGAGAGACGTGCACAAATATTACGATTCTGGCAGCGTGCAAACACCCGCCTTGCGCGGCATAAACCTGCAAATCTCGCAAGGGGATTTCCTCGCAATCATGGGACCTTCGGGCTGTGGCAAAACCACCTTGCTCAACTTATTGGGCATGATAGATGTGCCTACGTCGGGCAGTATTTACCTGAACGACCAAGCAGCGCCCCTTTCCGAGAAAGCACGCACCATCCTGCGCCGCAATCATATAGGCATGGTATTTCAACAGTTCAACTTGGTAGAAGAGCTGAATGTGTATGAAAATATTGTGTTGCCCCTGCGGTATAAAAAAAACAAAGACGGCTTACCTTCCGCCTTGCTCAAAGAGTGGATGCAACGCTTGCGCCTGTGGCACCGGCGCTATGCTTACCCCCACGAGCTCTCCGGCGGGCAACAACAAAAAGTAGCTTTGTTGCGTGCATTGGTGAGCCGCCCCGCTTTGTTGCTTGCCGATGAACCTACCGGCAATTTGGATAGTACCGAAAGCGCTCAGGTGATGCAGCTGATGCAGGAACTGCATCACAGCGGTGAGCTCACCATTGTCATGGTAACGCATGCCGAACAATGGGCGCACTACACTCGCCGCATCGTGTATATGCTCGACGGCAAAATTATTGGCGAAAAACAAACCTAAAAAAGAAGGATGCAAACGGCGTTTCAAAGCGAACACAGCTGTATAAAAATAGACACTGGCAAAGAGCTTATCGTAGTCGAATGGTGGGGATTTGCCCCCCCAGAAGAGCATCGGCAAGTGTGGCACGAAAGCATAGACTTAGTCAAAAAGCACAAACTCAAACGCTGGCTTATTGACTTGCAGGATGCTTCCTTGCAAACAGTAGAAGAAATCCGCTGGACCTACAACGAATGGTACCCACAAGCCATAGCACAGGTACCCTTCCC is a genomic window containing:
- a CDS encoding ArsR/SmtB family transcription factor; its protein translation is MTTEELNLEALTADKIEKVAFILKAIAHPMRLGIVKLLAEHEELSVSAICEMLGSEQSLTSHHLSNMKLKGILDCKRDGKNILYSLKMKEVLGVLKCMSSCDAF
- a CDS encoding rhodanese-like domain-containing protein; translation: MKLWSIKWITLVALLLTACSGASQSKEGQDLPPTTFAQKLKEQPGVVLDVRTPEEYTEGHLPNAQLLNFYDERFRQKLEQLDKNQTYYVYCRSGGRSSRAVALMRELGFKKVYNLKGGIMDWQASQLPIER
- a CDS encoding sensor histidine kinase: MGFKSPYRQFFFHVLLGCAFVAAATWSYGQQRPFTAIFFALLAGAFLLAAWQVLLRIERRWWLLFDAWEAGEHRQPASFKDYYAEAYRRWQASVVALQQQQEQQEAHNLFLETLLANIEVGVIVLRLDGTIYWHNPAAVRWLRLPPAARHLQQLPPAWETWKQWVLQAAHHEEHLFEVPIDHSLISFSSKVSRFAVLGESLIAASIQNLQHLMEDKEMMAWQQLTRVLTHEISNSVTPIASILASVRELMQGEALAAEEQEEVQQALALVERRAQELTRFVQEFRHLAKMPEPNRQWIEVRALFEEVKQLLQQEADAIQASIEIVVAPAGMQLWADRALLMQVLINLCKNALHALADTQAGKERKVRLVAIEAERYLAVEDNGLGIRPEAMQRLLVPFFSTKKKGSGIGLSLSRQIVRAHGWRLKVQSEWGKGTCIRIDF
- a CDS encoding sigma-54-dependent transcriptional regulator, which produces MAQAAKKKILIVDDNEDVLWALKMLLKRQGWEVSTEQDPRRIPFLVSQHAFDLILLDMNFREDTTSGKEGFEWLAKILEIDPQAVVIMITAYGDVDTAVQALKAGATDFVLKPWENEKLIATLQAALKLRDSYRKVEQLERKNEQLTGIINRAEVEMLGNSAAMQKVRMLIDKVAATDANVLILGENGTGKQLVAKMIHRQSRRSAKPFIGVDMGAVSETLFESELFGHKKGAFTDAKQDRIGQIELAHGGTLFLDEIGNLSLALQAKLLTVLQDRRIRRLGSNDWIDIDVRLICATNMPLHEMVKEGTFRQDLLYRINTVEIYLPPLRERIEDIPLLAEHFLRRFAQKYRKEVRQLSAEALKVLKTYSWPGNIRELEHAIERAVIMADKHTLTNDDFAFLQKAAPSAKLPTDLPLNLEELEKQAIAQALKKHQGNISQTAKELGITRAALYRRIEKYGL
- a CDS encoding ABC transporter ATP-binding protein — its product is MYKFYKLLGSSSFQQPANAGQLFPIQLRDVHKYYDSGSVQTPALRGINLQISQGDFLAIMGPSGCGKTTLLNLLGMIDVPTSGSIYLNDQAAPLSEKARTILRRNHIGMVFQQFNLVEELNVYENIVLPLRYKKNKDGLPSALLKEWMQRLRLWHRRYAYPHELSGGQQQKVALLRALVSRPALLLADEPTGNLDSTESAQVMQLMQELHHSGELTIVMVTHAEQWAHYTRRIVYMLDGKIIGEKQT